A region from the Lonchura striata isolate bLonStr1 chromosome 16, bLonStr1.mat, whole genome shotgun sequence genome encodes:
- the COQ7 gene encoding NADPH-dependent 3-demethoxyubiquinone 3-hydroxylase, mitochondrial: MAAAAALRRSPLLRRRAGPGPPPGAASGWERVGGGARVTFVCPTGARAGPGGGAPLRPSSGGAARGDISKPVIDRILRVDHAGEFGANRIYAGQMAVLGRSSVGPLIQQMWNQEKDHLKKFNELMVAYRVRPTVLLPFWNVAGFVLGAGSALLGKKGAMACTVAVEESISEHYNNQIRTLIEEDPEKYKELLQVIKQFRDDEQEHHDIGLEHDAEAAPAYSVLKTAIQLGCKAAIFLSERI; the protein is encoded by the exons atggcggcggccgcggcgctgcgGCGCTCGCCGCTGCTGCGGCGGCGGGCGG gcccggggccgccgcccggGGCCGCCTCAGGGTGGGAGCGGGTCGGCGGCGGAGCGCGCGTCACCTTTGTGTGTCCCACAGGtgcgcgggccgggcccggcggagGGGCGCCCCTCAGGCCGAGcagcggcggggcggcgcggggggacATCAGCAAGCCCGTCATAGACCGCATCCTGCGCGTGGACCATGCCGGCGAGTTCGGGGCCAACCGCATCTACGCGGGGCAGATGGCCGTGCTGGGCAGGTCCAGCGTGGGCCCCCTCATCCAG CAAATGTGGAATCAAGAAAAGGACCACCTGAAAAAGTTCAATGAACTCATGGTTGCATATAGAGTTCGACCTACTGTTTTATTGCCTTTCTGGAACGTAGCAGGTTTTGTTTTAG GGGCTGGAAGTGCTTTGCTTGGCAAGAAAGGTGCAATGGCTTGCACAGTGGCTGTGGAAGAGAGTATATCAGAGCACTACAACAACCAGATCCGAACTCTGATAGAAGAGGATCCAGAAAAGTACAAAGAACTATTGCAG GTAATAAAGCAATTCCGGGATGATGAGCAGGAGCACCACGACATTGGGCTCGAGCACGATGCAGAAGCT GCGCCAGCTTATTCTGTTTTGAAGACAGCCATACAACTTGGATGCAAAGCTGCAATATTTTTATCAGAAAGAATTTAG
- the TMC7 gene encoding transmembrane channel-like protein 7: MAEKRRIRDFQQADTEHLSKWKKWRRTSSKSLKKALGEVKGLSSYLVLWRHDIHSIEGKFGTGIQSYFSFLRFLVLLNFIIFILMFSFVTLPTIISKYGIFNSTIAYISPKNIDDTCTIYKPSGNKGLVYFYTYLKDLLSGTGFLEVTSLFYGYYSIDAVWISIMSYNLPLAYLLATFAYLTLSSLWIIKRSVEGFKQNLVHDADPFQSYCNKVFAGWDFCITDPSAARLKHRSLQYELQTDLQEEKLKQKIAERKMGEKLRIYTLRIFINIIVIAILSGCFYSIYRVTVFSQENSSDTGNVNSQVNLLVQYLPSMVITLANFIGPLIFAFLIRFEDYTPAFEIKLTLLRCVFVRLANIGVLLFSLWSQIAGCGSDKCKPCGYNYKLYPCWESDVGQEMYKLMIFDFIVILAVALFADFPRKLLVTHCSWKLVQWFGHKEFEISDNVLEIIYGQTICWIGTFFSPLLPAIATIKYFIIFYVKKIVLIHTRKPAARPIRASSSNFFFLVVLLIGLLLAFIPLGFSIARIPSSKACGPFRNYNTSWEVIPDTILQFPTGLQQILFGIASEAFAVPFFVILCIIMFYVIALARAHKRVVEQLREQLVLESRDKMFLIRKIAEAQRYP; the protein is encoded by the exons ATGGCAGAGAAGAGGAGAATAAG GGACTTTCAGCAGGCTGATACAGAACATTTATCTAAATGGAAGAAATGGAGAAGAACTAGCAGTAAATCATTGAAAAAAGCACTTGGTGAAGTCAAGGGCTTGTCATCTTACCTGGTGCTTTGGCGACATGATATTCACAGCATAGAAG GGAAATTTGGTACTGGCATCCAGTCCTACTTCTCCTTCCTGCGCTTTCTGGTCTTGCTGAACTTTATCATTTTTATCCTGATGTTCAGTTTTGTTACTCTTCCCACCATAATTTCTAAATATGGAATATTCAACAGTACCATTGCTTACATTTCTCCAAAGAACATAG ATGATACCTGCACCATTTATAAACCTAGTGGTAATAAGGGACTTGTTTACTTCTATACTTACCTCAAAGATTTGCTCAGTGGCACT GGATTCCTTGAAGTGACAAGTTTGTTTTATGGCTATTACTCAATAGATGCTGTATGGATCAGTATCATGAGCTATAACTTGCCACTTGCATACCTCCTGGCTACATTTGCCTACCTGACCTTAAGTTCTCTCTGGATAATAAAGAG GTCTGTGGAAGGCTTTAAGCAAAACTTAGTGCATGATGCAGATCCATTTCAGAGTTATTGTAACAAAGTCTTTGCAGGCTGGGACTTCTGCATTACAGATCCAAGTGCAGCCCGGCTGAAACATCGCAGCTTGCAATACGAGCTCCAG ACGGACTTGCAGGAAgaaaaactgaagcaaaaaatagctgagaggaaaatgggagaaaagctACGCATCTACACTCTGagaatatttataaatataattgTCATTGCCATTTTATCAGGATGTTTTTACTCAATTTATAGAGTAACTGTCTTCTCTCAAGAAAACTCCAGT GACACTGGCAATGTAAACTCCCAGGTTAATCTCTTAGTGCAGTATTTGCCTTCCATGGTGATCACACTGGCCAACTTCATCGGTCCTCTGATCTTTGCATTTCTGATCAGATTTGAAGACTATACACCAGCCTTTGAAATCAAGCTGACACTCTTGAG GTGTGTCTTCGTGCGGTTGGCCAATATTGGCGttctcttgttctcactgtggAGTCAGATCGCCGGCTGTGGCAGTGACAAGTGTAAGCCCTGTGGATACAATTACAAACTCTATCCT TGCTGGGAATCTGATGTTGGGCAAGAAATGTACAAACTGATGATATTTGATTTTATTGTAATCCTTGCTGTGGCCCTGTTTGCGGACTTCCCCAGAAA GTTGTTAGTTACTCATTGCTCTTGGAAGCTTGTTCAGTGGTTTGGACATAAGGAATTTGAAATTTCTGACAATGTCCTGGAAATCATTTATGGGCAGACTATTTGCTGGATTGGAACATTCTTTTCACCACTTCTCCCTGCAATAGCAACTATAAAATACTTCATCATCTTCTATGTTAAAAAG ATTGTTTTGATACACACACGCAAACCTGCAGCAAGGCCTATAAGGGCATCAAGCTCCAACTTTTTCTTCCTGGTGGTGCTGTTGATAGGGCTCCTCTTGGCTTTTATCCCTCTGGGATTCAGCATAGCACG TATCCCCTCTTCCAAGGCATGTGGGCCATTCAGGAATTATAACACTTCATGGGAAGTTATTCCAGATACAATACTTCAGTTTCCAACAGGTCTGCAGCAGATCCTTTTTGGCATTGCATCAGAAGCCTTTGCAGTGCCTTTTTTTGTGATCCTTTG cATCATAATGTTCTATGTTATTGCCTTGGCTCGAGCACACAAACGAGTGGTTGAACAGCTGAGAGAACAACTGGTTTTG GAGAGTCGTGACAAGATGTTCCTAATCAGAAAGATAGCAGAAGCTCAGAGATATCCTTGA